acatcggataaaaccggggtcaaaactaccgaaggacctaaagtgaccggttttgtaagttgaggaaTGTCATATTGtcatatatccggttttgtggttggaggacgatttCGTAATCagtgacaagttaagggaccttcggtgtacttttaaTTTTGCCTTTCCAAGGCAAAATCTACCCGCTTTGGGTTGGATGGATATGGGCTGGGCTGCCTTCTCAAGTCATGCGCACCTTAGCCCATACTACATTGGGCCAACCCACTAAACATTCTATAGGCTCTGTTTCGCACACATAAATATTCACAATCTTATTAAACTAAAATACTCCGAACTAGTAATATGCACGTACTAACACTACAACACTACAGGACCTATTCGGCTGGCATTTTTCGCAGCAAGCTGCAGCTAACTGCCATGCAGCTGAGCatgctgcttgctgctgcagccGCAGCGCTGCCGTGGGAATGGCGGCCGAACATGCCAACGGTGAGTACATATACACACTTAGATTATCATGTATTCGATCTTCACTGGTCCTCAGGATAAATAGAATGCATTGATTCAATAATTTATGCTGCTACAGGAACAAACTTATCATTCGCCCATTGCACTTAATTGAGCAACTTTAATCAATAATAATTTTAGATAGTTAGTCTAcgataaaaatattaatacttATGACGCAATCACTTTGATTTTTTCGAAAAAAAACTAGTGGTCAAAATTAAAATGTGAACAGTGTATGGTGAGAAGTATTTGGGAACAGGGAGAGTCGTTTTGGTCTAAAATATGAATAAAGATGTATTCCATCAATCCCAAAGTATAAATAGTTAGTTTTGTACGGACATCAAGGAAGTGGGTTAAATTAAATGAAATAAGATGAAAACGTTATTGCATTCTTAATTAAATTTTGAACGCTACAAGTTGTATTTTGTAACAGATGGAGTAGTAACAAATTAATAATCCTTCCTTTCTGCCTCTCAAAAAGTCGAAATAGAGAGATAACGATATGTTTGTAACTAGTGATCTACAGAAATTGAGCAAAAAACACGGCAGTGACAGTGCATGAAGTTGGGCAAACGATATTGCAACGATTCTTATTTCCAGAACGAAAATTTGTGGAACATCTCGCGTCAGCTCCATTCGTTATTCTATTTTTACAAGGGGAACAAGCTTTGCCTTATCTCTCTTTTGGATATATAAAGAATAAATCAATATAATGTTAAACAGCACATGCTACAAATACAGGATAcaccaaaagaagaaaaaaagagggcAAAATTCTACAAGGCCTTTGTCCTTCGATTCTGGGAATCAACTATTAAGTCCCCAACTGGGCCACTTGATGTGGAATGCTCGGTGACGAAATTCTCAATCTTGAGTAAGGCCTGAAATGCAACAGGATGTTATGTTAGGAAAAAAATTCAATCGGGCAGAGTATGAGACGTCCTTACAAAGAGAGATGAAATGACAAGTTTACATGAATAATTGTCCCGAAATGTGCAATACCTCAATAGCAATATCGGTCGGTGTTAGTTTGGAGACATCGTCATGGCCTTGTTTAGCTGCAATTTCTGCAGAGGTAAAATAATGCAGACTGTATTATTCTCTGTTGGATACATGAAAAGCTTCGCTGAAGCGACACTAGATATCCATCTGCTATCAGCAAACTAGGAGCATATTAAGATGAAGGACATGTCAGAAAAGAAACATACCTTCAAGAGAAACTCGagcatcagcatttgcataagCATCGCCTCTTTGCTCTGCAAGCATGCTGAGTTTTGAGAAGGCCTGGGGAACAAACAATTCCATGAGCCATCCATTTTAATGAGCACAACCATGCAGAAAGACAAAATGAAGATGGTAAATGAAATACATGCAAGTTCAAAAGCTACAAGGTCTATAAGCACTAACGCTGATTGGTGTTTTCACATGAAGACTGTTATCTTCTAGTTAAGAAAGCATCTGTCTTGTGAATGTACAAACGATTAGTTTCAAGGATAGAGAGTAACTACCGCTGTGTATGGATCACTCGATGGCTGATCCAGAAGAGGACGAGAGGCAGTACCCACTTGAGCAATACGCCTTGCAAGTGCATCCAAAGGCACATCCAGCCAGACAGATAGACCTTTCTTCATATATTTCCTGAAAAAACACAAGAGCTTTCACTTATTatccataaacagaaaaagCCAAATTTACAAGAGGATGGGCGTGAGATCAGATTAATCCCAATACCAGTTAACTGGCCGAATAACGGCACCACCTCCAGTTGCAACAACTAATCGTCGCATTGAGGACAAGTCCCTCAAGACACTACTCTGTTAGACAAAGCAGGGAACCATGGAATTGTTAGTCTATCATGTCTGAGAAATTGTTACTCCACAAATCTTTCCATTCAAATCACTACAAAAAAATAGAAACTATCTGAAAAATAACAGTGTCATGTTGTCAACAGGGAAACATAATTCAGAAAAGAAACATTGCCTCATTATCTCTGAAAAACGCTTCACTGTGCTCCTTGAATATTTGGGCAACAGAAGGCATTCCAACTGCTTGTTCAACCAACTTATCACTGTCAAAGAATGAATAACCCAAAACTTCGGCTAATATCTTTGCAACTGTACTCTTCCCTGAGCCCATCATTCCTACAATACGTACTCAATATTATTAATttcattttcaaataagatCAAGTTATATTTAACTTGGTATTTAGTCTCCAGTTACAGGTTAACAATTAAATGATACAGGTTCAGAACTAACCAACTAAATAAATACACCGTCCGTTCAAGTAGAATAGAACTTCTTCTGATTTCCTCTGCAATTACAATTAGAAAACATTATACCAATGGCCGAAAGCCAAAGATGAGAGAACAAAGTTCTAGCCATATTTTACTCTTGATTTAACTAATAGTAGGAATTTTTGTAAAGCGTTATTTACCTTTAACAGGAGGGCTTCATCAACTGAGTTATGCAAGCTGTCGTGGCCTGTACGATACAAGATTACAAAGAAAGTTATTTCAGCTGAACACAAGCAAAATTTAGCATATACATCTCGTCAGGCAACTACCTAAAATAGAAGACTACATCGGGTAAGAAATCACAACAAGAAATGATACAAGGTGCATAGACAATCCAACGTTGGTGTGATCATCAGAGGTTATTTGTAGTAGTGTATTTGTTACAAAATGTTGACCATTTTTGAAGTAAATAGCAGGTTGATACCAAGAAAAACATGTAACAATACACACTTCTACAAACTGAAATTTAACCCCTTCCAACCCACCtaacaaagagagagagagagcttcatTGAAATTGCCCCATCCAACTTTCCTATTTGACCCAGCAAAGCCATCACCTACCCTGAACAACTCCATTTCCAACACATAAGTTGTCACATTTACTCCAGATCACCACGAAAGTGACCACTTCCCCCAATCCAATTAAAAAACTGCAAAAATCTGGCTACCACGACGAACCCATATATCCACACTGAATACCATACCAGAGGGATCCGCATCCGCTCGAAGAGAAAAAAATCCCGGACAAAATCGCGCCAAAGTTAACCCTAACGACACCGTGCTCGCACGAGCACAACCCCGGAATCGCCCGCTGCAAgggagttaaaaaaaaaagaagaaaaaaaaaacagatgaaTCACCTCTGGACGCCTTGAGGCAGTACAGCGGGGCGAGGGGCTTGGCCGCCGCCGGTCCGGCGGGGCCTCCGACCCGCAGGCTCGCCGCGGTTGGCCGCTTCCCCACGCGGATCacggcgcggccccgccgccccaCGCCGGGGCCAGCTCCGACCCCGACAGCCGCCCGCGACTGCATCGCCAGCCCCGCTCTAGCCTCCATTGCCCCTGAGGCGTGTAGTAGCGTAGGTAGGGTAACCAaccacggccgccgcgccggcgttgGGTTGCGGGTGggaggaagccggcggcgaAGAAGCGGGCGGAGCAGAGCAGAGAGGAgacgcgcggcggccgggcgctAATAAATACGGGGCGAGACGGCCGCGGGGGTCGGGGGATGCTGACGTGTCGCGAAGGTGGTTGGTTCGCGGCTCGAGAGTGTATAAGATAATGAATTTACGGATCTGCCCTTCTTAGGAGTAGTATGCTTTAGGCCAATCCATCCATAGAATGGGCAGTTTGGATtgtaaaattttggtagggtaacAATCTAAACACATAGGTTGAAACACTATTAATGCTATAAATTTGGTTTTGCCAATGAACTTGTCTCTTATAAGTATagtttggcttcaatccaaatgaATATTTTTAACTCTACCCTACCAAAGTTTTGGCAACCAAAACTTGACTAAGATTTGACACTATCAAAATTTTTAGTAGGGCATCaatccaaacatgccctaaatatgttactacctccgtcccaaaataagtgcagccgtggatatccgtacccaacatttgaccgtccgttttatttgaaaaatttgcgaaaaatttaaaaatatttagtcacacataaagtactattcatgttttatcatctaatagcaataaaaatactaatcatataaaattttcaaataagacgaacggtcaaacgttgaacgtgaatagtgtaaaactgcacttatttttgggacggagggagtatcacgTAAGCAAAAATCTAATGTGACAAAAGTGACAAAAGAGTTAAAAGAGAAGAGATGTAAAAAGATAAAAACATTATTTCTCATACAAGAAACCATCTCTATAGAATAAAAATGATAGATAAAAAGAGAGAACACAGGAACCAATAATGAAAACGGTGGATAAAAGGAGACATAAGAAATGAGAGAACACAATAACAAGAATAAAAACTGtggataaaaaaaagagagaagagaggtgatTAGATGAGAATTTAATTTAAAGATGCCATTCACTGggtatataatttttataaataatgTCTATATGACATGTAAAGTATAGTATAAAAACTATTTTGATAGTTTTAGTTTGAGATGACCTTATTATCCACATTTTCCTAGCTGCTTCGTGCAATCGGTCTCGTCGAACGGCTCACACGGCTTCCACGTTTCTCTTGTGTTAGTAGCCAGTAGGAGTAACTTTATACTACCACTGAAATAGCTGAGCTATATACGCGTAAATTACAGGTCTTAGAAAAACGATCTGGGTTGGTCAACAACCTTTGGTCGTAGGCCATGTTTGCGGCTTGCGATTAATGGAGACCGAGAACTTGAGGGCACGTAAAATAAGAGAGTTaacataataattaattaagtttaaaGTGTTTCTTTGAGCCCGTTCAGATAAGTGCCATTTTGtaccatatcattttttaaaaattaacaaACACTGGTAATgcctagaaaattttgatacCAATGCGTTTAGCTTGTCACCAAATACTGGTAATGCCTAAAAAATTTTGATACCAATACATTTAGCCTATCCTACTAAAatttagagtaaagtccatcaccgatccctaaacttgtaccgctgtgtcatctcGGTCTCTAAACTCACAAAACGatcgttcaggtcctcaaacttgttcaactgtgtcatcccggtccctaaacttgcagatcacttgTTTAGGTCCTCCAATTTGTTAAGTtatgtcaccccggtccctaaacttggatttaaATATCATCTGGGTTAAATAgaacggtctaaagactttatatttaaaaataatttataactttttcatgtgaactctaatgaagacaaactttatatcaaacttgtagccctcgatttacaactttgtagtcgattttttttattttaagtcattttttgtcccaaaatataattttaaaattaaaatttcaaaatctataaacatgcaacaatattttgggaccctaaacagttttaattcaaaaacttttctactacaaagttgtaggtcgtgtcgagggctacaattttgatataaagtttgtcatcattagagttcacatgaaaaagttatgaattattttttggtataaagtttttagaccgtcttgtttagggaccggggtgacacaactgaacaagttggaggacctaaacgagtgatctgcaagttttgAGACcaggatgacacagtcgaataagtttaaggacctgaacggtcgatttgcgagtttagggaccgggatgacacaacggtacaagtttagggaccggtgatggactttactctaaaaTTTAGCAATGCTGCCACCTTATAAAAATTTTGGTGTCGCCAAATTTTTAAAATGTTCACTTTTGCAGTAATCTAAAACAAACATGGGTCAAGGAATATCCACGAGTTGATCCAGCCTACCTCCGTATGGTTCCCACCATCCAAAAGTCtaaatcatattttattttctatccAAAAGTCTTAATCAAATATTTGCCTTTTATTTTGCGGTGCTAGATAAAATTGTTAATTAGAATCCGAGTAGCTATCTAAATACTCATTTGTCATTATATGCATGTATGTGTACAATTCATTGATATTTGTTACATGCGGGATTAGTTAATTGTTCTTTGGTTTTAGTAACAACGTGCGTTGAGACTTCTGGATAGAGAGTATTATCAGTGTCTCCTATGGATTATGGTCATATATATCAACTTCTTCTCCTGTACATAAATCGGCTTCAATATAATCGAAAGTTGTACCTAAGGGATTATTATTTATAACACAGATTAAGTTTACACTTGGTTTTCAATAATTCCATGTGTTTTTTCTCTAGaccatgtaataattaattgtAAGATTATGTAaatattccctccatttcaaactCATTGTCGTTTTAGATTTGTTCTAAGTCAAACATGACTAACTTTGatcattaaattttaaaattttgtattGTTTAACACCATAAGATTTATTCTTTTATTCACCGTGAGTAATATTTTCATGATATACCCCCTCCGTTCTTTAATAGataacaccattgacttttagACACATGTttaactattcatcttattaaaaaaaatttatgcaaatgtatgagatataaatcatgcttaaaatacttttagtgataaaaaaactcacagcaaaataaatgataattacacaattttttaataagatgaatagttgAACGTATACCAAAAGTTAAtagtgtcatctattaaaaaacatagGTATTGTATAGTGCTATATAGAGAGTTCACTTGCTGTTAGACTACATAAATATATAGGACCTGTTCATGTTGATGACATTTTTAACAATACcattatttaataaaattaataattatgtggctatatttagtttgttactaAATATTGGCAATGTGCCAATTTGCCagaattttggcattgccaaattttggtaacattTATCTTGGCACTAATCTAAATAGACCCATAATATTTTGGAAATTGTAATCCAAGttagaaataaaaaacaaaaacaacaagtAATCTGACGGTAAGACTGTAAGAGCACCAACTTTCCAAGGTTCCATAGTTCTTATAGACAATCAATGCGTGAGAG
The Oryza sativa Japonica Group chromosome 6, ASM3414082v1 DNA segment above includes these coding regions:
- the LOC4340547 gene encoding shikimate kinase 2, chloroplastic gives rise to the protein MEARAGLAMQSRAAVGVGAGPGVGRRGRAVIRVGKRPTAASLRVGGPAGPAAAKPLAPLYCLKASRGHDSLHNSVDEALLLKRKSEEVLFYLNGRCIYLVGMMGSGKSTVAKILAEVLGYSFFDSDKLVEQAVGMPSVAQIFKEHSEAFFRDNESSVLRDLSSMRRLVVATGGGAVIRPVNWKYMKKGLSVWLDVPLDALARRIAQVGTASRPLLDQPSSDPYTAAFSKLSMLAEQRGDAYANADARVSLEEIAAKQGHDDVSKLTPTDIAIEALLKIENFVTEHSTSSGPVGDLIVDSQNRRTKAL